The following coding sequences are from one Planctomycetaceae bacterium window:
- a CDS encoding methyltransferase, TIGR04325 family, whose translation MSFNIWEGIYKNFAECPNEGGGFSSERWVTQQTERINNLKEKIKASPESAVGYRTSLLPVVAAMSGNNAKKDKIKILDFGGGLGDTYLLMTCGCAGQIEFEFFIVEAEELCKKGRELFKNNKNINFFDKLPKDMENFDIIHLGSSIQYIEDWKGLIKEFTKYKPEYILFADVPAGQIPTYATLQNYYGSKMPHWFFNIDEFVNALYSVNYDLLFKSAFIGPRLGIIQPMPQDNFPQEYRLGETCNLLFVRRCI comes from the coding sequence ATGAGTTTTAATATCTGGGAAGGAATATATAAAAATTTCGCGGAATGTCCCAATGAGGGCGGCGGATTTTCGAGCGAAAGATGGGTTACGCAACAAACAGAAAGAATTAATAACTTAAAAGAAAAAATAAAAGCATCGCCGGAGTCGGCAGTTGGTTATCGGACAAGTTTGCTGCCGGTGGTTGCGGCAATGTCAGGTAACAATGCCAAAAAAGATAAAATTAAAATACTGGATTTTGGCGGCGGGCTGGGCGATACTTATTTGTTAATGACCTGTGGATGTGCCGGGCAGATTGAGTTTGAATTTTTTATTGTTGAAGCAGAAGAGTTGTGCAAAAAAGGCAGAGAACTTTTTAAAAACAATAAAAATATTAATTTTTTTGACAAGCTGCCGAAGGATATGGAAAATTTTGACATTATTCATTTGGGGTCTTCCATTCAATATATTGAAGACTGGAAAGGATTGATAAAGGAATTCACAAAATATAAACCTGAATATATTTTGTTTGCAGATGTACCTGCCGGTCAAATACCGACTTATGCGACTCTGCAAAATTATTACGGTTCCAAAATGCCGCACTGGTTTTTCAATATAGATGAATTTGTGAACGCATTATATTCTGTGAATTATGATTTATTGTTTAAGTCTGCTTTCATAGGGCCTCGTTTGGGGATTATTCAGCCAATGCCGCAGGACAACTTTCCCCAAGAATATCGGCTTGGCGAAACATGTAATTTATTGTTTGTACGGAGATGTATATGA
- a CDS encoding dTDP-4-dehydrorhamnose 3,5-epimerase family protein has translation MIDGVVIKKLVTHRDNRGFFREIIRSTDDFFSEGFAQWSHSQMYTGVIKAWHWHKVQTDYWYICNGVLRVGLCDMRENSKTYKQTMDFLMGDNQESQIVAIPPGVAHGCKSLQGPVNLLYVTSRIYDPKDELRIPYNDPSINFDWLKDYEIK, from the coding sequence ATGATAGACGGTGTAGTAATTAAAAAATTAGTAACGCACAGAGATAACAGGGGCTTTTTCCGGGAAATCATACGTTCCACGGACGATTTTTTCAGCGAAGGGTTCGCGCAGTGGAGTCATTCGCAAATGTACACGGGAGTTATAAAGGCGTGGCACTGGCATAAGGTTCAGACTGATTACTGGTATATTTGCAATGGTGTGCTGCGGGTCGGCCTGTGTGATATGCGTGAGAATTCCAAAACATACAAGCAGACGATGGATTTTCTGATGGGCGACAATCAGGAGTCGCAAATCGTTGCGATTCCGCCGGGCGTTGCGCACGGCTGCAAATCTCTTCAGGGGCCGGTTAATTTGCTGTATGTAACTTCAAGAATATACGACCCGAAAGATGAACTGCGGATACCTTACAACGACCCATCAATAAATTTCGACTGGCTGAAGGATTATGAAATTAAGTAA
- a CDS encoding NAD-dependent epimerase/dehydratase family protein — MEENTINKILPYYSGKRILVTGAGGYLAWNLVNSLKEASCTIIRLSRNGDLPAVDGNAKVIDVCGNISEIEIWDKVVDDIDIIFHFAAQTSVPAADKNPVEDFRINVLPMLNMLQMCRDKKVKPIIVFAGTVTEAGITKALPVNENCEDHPITVYDLHKLMAENYLKFYCGLGTVKSVTLRLSNVYGPGPRSSSSDRGIMNMMMRKALNGEALTIFGKGDCLRDYVFIDDVISAFLVSPVNIEKLNGRHFVIGSGKGYTISEAVRLIAEQAELMLKKRVEMKHIIPPSEQPAIDSRNFVADVKQFSQAAGWQSCYSLSGGIKITLDFFNKKSD, encoded by the coding sequence ATGGAAGAAAATACAATAAATAAAATTTTGCCGTATTATTCGGGCAAGCGGATTTTGGTTACAGGAGCCGGCGGGTATCTTGCGTGGAATCTTGTGAATTCGCTGAAAGAAGCTTCCTGCACAATTATTCGACTAAGCAGGAACGGCGACTTGCCCGCGGTTGACGGGAATGCGAAAGTTATTGATGTTTGCGGAAATATCAGTGAAATTGAAATATGGGACAAAGTTGTTGATGACATAGATATTATTTTTCATTTCGCTGCGCAGACGAGCGTGCCTGCGGCGGATAAAAATCCTGTGGAAGATTTCAGGATTAATGTTTTGCCGATGCTGAATATGCTTCAGATGTGCCGGGACAAAAAAGTAAAGCCGATAATTGTTTTCGCGGGCACTGTTACGGAAGCGGGAATTACGAAAGCTCTGCCGGTTAATGAAAATTGCGAAGACCATCCGATTACTGTTTATGACCTGCATAAATTGATGGCGGAAAATTATCTGAAATTTTATTGCGGTCTCGGAACTGTTAAGAGTGTTACTTTGCGGTTGTCCAATGTTTACGGGCCGGGGCCCAGGAGCAGCAGCAGCGACCGCGGTATAATGAATATGATGATGCGCAAAGCACTTAATGGTGAAGCATTAACAATATTCGGCAAAGGCGATTGTTTGAGAGATTATGTTTTTATCGACGATGTGATTTCCGCGTTTTTGGTTTCGCCGGTGAATATTGAAAAGCTGAACGGAAGGCATTTTGTTATCGGCAGCGGAAAAGGTTATACGATTTCAGAAGCAGTACGCCTTATCGCAGAGCAAGCGGAATTGATGCTGAAAAAACGCGTGGAAATGAAACATATAATTCCGCCGTCAGAACAGCCGGCTATCGACAGTCGAAATTTTGTCGCGGATGTCAAACAGTTTTCACAGGCCGCGGGATGGCAAAGCTGTTATTCGTTGAGCGGCGGGATAAAAATAACTTTGGATTTTTTTAATAAAAAATCTGACTGA
- a CDS encoding GDP-mannose 4,6-dehydratase: MDDELKSMRGQKVLITGGLGFIGSNLAHKCLELGAEVTVFDCLDPRSGGNLFNVHDIRGSIQLVHQDIQDFSSVCQHICDKNIIFNCAASTSHPFSMREPWIDSDVNSKGVVNLLEAIRRFNKQCCFIHLGTSTQLGKLQAAIADEKHPEFPTDIYSANKCVSEKYVLIYARCHQLNATVIRLSNVFGPRASIHSSDFTFNNYFIGLAFQNRDITVYGQGGQMRNVIYVDDAVAAIIMASQNAKANGETFFAVGDEHFSVAQIAEATVKHIGSGRVKYIEWPKSRKAIEVGDAIISNKKIKGFLEWQPIDTLESGLIKTKAFYEKCLAEYLG, from the coding sequence ATGGATGACGAATTAAAAAGTATGAGAGGCCAAAAAGTACTAATCACCGGCGGACTGGGGTTTATCGGGAGTAATCTGGCTCATAAGTGTCTTGAGCTTGGCGCGGAAGTTACGGTATTCGACTGCCTTGACCCACGTTCGGGCGGAAACTTGTTCAATGTTCACGATATCCGAGGCTCAATACAACTCGTTCATCAGGATATTCAGGATTTCAGCAGCGTTTGTCAGCATATCTGCGACAAAAATATTATTTTTAATTGTGCGGCTTCGACTTCGCATCCGTTTTCGATGCGCGAGCCTTGGATAGATTCGGATGTCAACAGCAAAGGTGTTGTGAATCTGCTTGAGGCGATTCGCAGGTTTAATAAGCAATGCTGTTTTATTCATCTGGGAACAAGCACGCAGCTTGGCAAACTTCAGGCTGCTATCGCCGATGAAAAACACCCGGAGTTTCCAACGGATATTTACTCGGCAAACAAATGTGTTTCTGAAAAGTACGTTTTGATATATGCCCGCTGTCATCAGTTGAATGCGACCGTCATAAGACTTTCTAATGTTTTTGGGCCGCGGGCAAGTATTCACAGCTCCGATTTTACTTTCAATAATTATTTCATCGGTCTGGCCTTTCAGAATAGAGATATAACTGTTTATGGTCAGGGCGGACAAATGAGAAATGTGATTTATGTCGATGACGCAGTCGCTGCGATTATTATGGCTTCGCAAAACGCCAAAGCGAATGGCGAAACATTCTTCGCGGTCGGCGATGAGCATTTCAGTGTTGCGCAAATTGCCGAGGCGACTGTAAAGCACATCGGTTCCGGCAGGGTTAAATATATCGAGTGGCCGAAAAGCAGAAAAGCTATCGAAGTCGGCGATGCGATTATCAGTAATAAAAAAATCAAGGGGTTTTTAGAGTGGCAGCCGATAGATACTCTCGAAAGCGGCTTGATTAAGACAAAAGCATTCTATGAAAAATGTTTGGCGGAATATTTAGGATAA
- a CDS encoding SDR family oxidoreductase — MKFVVTGALGHIGSQLIRELPAAFPNAEVVMIDNMVTQRYCSLFNLPASGKYRFIEADVLTTDLNPIIKGADAVFQLAALTDAAGSFKNKDAVENNNFNATVKVAQVCSEAKCPMIHLSSTSVYGTQKEVVDENCSEEELKPQSPYAHTKLKEERFLQDLGAKDRLRFVTCRFGTICGISAGMRFHTAINKFCWQAVMGQPITVWRTALNQKRPYLTLDDAMRAFVFIVKNNLFDGKIYNVLTQNMTVNDIIQLIQKHISKVEIQYVDTEIMNQLSYEVLCERVRGKGFEFAGNIAKCIDDTIRLLQPAGI, encoded by the coding sequence ATGAAATTTGTAGTAACAGGTGCATTGGGACATATCGGTTCGCAGTTGATTCGTGAATTGCCGGCGGCTTTTCCGAACGCCGAAGTTGTTATGATTGATAATATGGTAACGCAGCGGTATTGTTCGCTGTTTAATCTGCCTGCCAGCGGCAAATATCGTTTTATCGAAGCGGATGTATTGACAACGGATTTGAATCCGATTATTAAAGGCGCTGACGCTGTTTTTCAGCTTGCTGCGCTCACGGACGCGGCGGGAAGTTTTAAAAATAAAGACGCGGTCGAGAATAATAATTTCAACGCGACCGTCAAAGTCGCGCAGGTGTGCAGCGAAGCTAAATGCCCGATGATTCATCTTTCATCGACGAGCGTTTATGGCACGCAAAAAGAAGTCGTTGATGAGAATTGCAGCGAAGAAGAATTAAAACCTCAAAGTCCTTATGCGCATACGAAATTAAAAGAAGAAAGATTTTTGCAGGATTTGGGAGCGAAAGACAGGCTGCGTTTTGTTACCTGTCGATTCGGGACGATTTGCGGAATCTCTGCGGGGATGAGATTTCATACGGCGATAAATAAATTCTGCTGGCAGGCTGTGATGGGACAGCCGATTACCGTCTGGCGGACGGCGCTGAATCAGAAAAGACCTTATTTGACGCTCGACGACGCAATGAGGGCGTTTGTCTTTATTGTGAAAAATAATTTGTTCGACGGAAAAATTTATAATGTGCTGACGCAGAATATGACGGTCAATGATATTATTCAGCTTATACAGAAGCATATTTCGAAAGTTGAAATTCAATATGTCGATACCGAAATTATGAACCAGCTTTCTTATGAAGTATTGTGCGAACGCGTCCGCGGCAAAGGTTTCGAGTTTGCCGGCAACATTGCGAAATGTATAGACGATACAATAAGACTGCTCCAGCCGGCAGGTATATAG
- the rfbB gene encoding dTDP-glucose 4,6-dehydratase yields the protein MRKILVTGGAGFIGSNFVRLVLAEHDCLIVNLDKLTYAGNLENLQGFLENPNHIFVKADINDGKTVEQLIDKYKIEAIINFAAESHVDRSIKEPKVFIDTNITGTLVLLEAARDKKINKFVQISTDEVYGELGPTGKFTEQTPLSPNSPYSVSKTSADLLVRAFGHTFGLNYNITRCSNNYGPYQFPEKMIPLMINNALNDKPLPVYGDGSNIRDWIHVEDHCRAIWKVLIHAEPGEIYNIGSSNEKTNLEVVKTILDSVGKPHSLINFVKDRPGHDRRYAIDSSKINSQLGWKATTNFAEGIKSTIDWYLQNKKWLAGVTSGNYQQYYQQMYANR from the coding sequence ATGAGAAAAATTTTAGTTACAGGCGGCGCCGGCTTTATCGGCAGTAATTTCGTAAGACTCGTTCTGGCAGAACACGATTGCCTTATTGTTAATCTTGACAAGCTCACTTATGCCGGCAATCTCGAAAATCTTCAGGGTTTTCTTGAAAATCCAAATCACATCTTTGTCAAAGCCGATATAAATGACGGCAAAACAGTTGAGCAGTTAATAGATAAATACAAAATTGAAGCGATTATAAATTTCGCTGCTGAAAGTCACGTTGATCGCTCGATAAAAGAACCGAAAGTTTTCATCGACACTAATATAACAGGAACACTGGTGCTTCTCGAAGCCGCGCGGGATAAAAAAATAAACAAATTCGTGCAGATTTCAACTGATGAAGTCTATGGCGAACTTGGGCCCACCGGAAAATTCACAGAGCAAACTCCGCTTTCGCCGAATTCACCATATTCAGTAAGCAAAACATCCGCTGACCTGCTCGTAAGAGCATTCGGCCACACATTTGGATTGAATTACAACATAACGCGCTGCTCGAACAATTACGGCCCGTATCAGTTTCCGGAAAAAATGATTCCGCTGATGATAAACAACGCGCTGAACGACAAGCCTCTGCCGGTGTACGGCGACGGCTCGAATATCCGCGACTGGATACACGTCGAAGACCATTGCAGAGCGATTTGGAAAGTCCTGATACATGCAGAGCCGGGCGAAATTTACAATATCGGTTCAAGCAATGAAAAAACAAATCTCGAAGTCGTGAAAACAATTTTGGATTCCGTCGGCAAACCGCATTCGCTGATTAACTTTGTCAAAGACCGTCCCGGCCACGACAGACGCTATGCGATAGATTCGTCGAAGATTAATTCGCAGCTCGGCTGGAAAGCGACGACAAATTTCGCCGAAGGGATAAAAAGCACGATTGACTGGTATCTGCAAAACAAAAAATGGCTCGCCGGCGTAACCAGCGGAAACTATCAGCAATATTACCAGCAGATGTACGCCAATAGATAA
- the rfbD gene encoding dTDP-4-dehydrorhamnose reductase: MIDKIVLLGAKGMLGTEVRALYADKNIKAFDLPEFDITDKAQLINAISDANVVINCAAFTDVEKSESQYELAYKVNAEAVENLAQIAAEKNIYVIHISTDFVFDGKKKSPYEETDVPRPINAYGKSKLEGEILLMENHQNCAIIRIEWSYGKNGNNFISKLISLSKQHNSLKVVDDQFGSPTSTQEIAKLIRVFAENKHRGLFHYAAAEHTSRYDVAKFAFEKLKLKTEIIPCKSSEFKTAAQRPANSRFCCEKIEPLLDKPIEMWQKPLERFLETL, translated from the coding sequence ATGATTGATAAAATAGTTCTGCTCGGCGCAAAGGGAATGCTCGGCACAGAAGTCCGCGCTCTTTACGCCGATAAAAATATAAAAGCGTTCGATTTACCAGAATTCGATATTACAGACAAAGCACAGTTAATCAATGCGATTAGCGATGCGAATGTCGTAATCAACTGCGCTGCGTTCACTGACGTTGAAAAATCCGAAAGCCAATACGAATTGGCGTATAAGGTCAATGCCGAAGCTGTTGAAAATCTTGCGCAAATCGCCGCGGAGAAAAATATCTATGTTATACACATAAGTACGGATTTCGTCTTCGACGGCAAAAAAAAATCGCCTTATGAGGAAACTGATGTGCCGCGACCGATTAACGCTTACGGCAAAAGCAAACTCGAAGGCGAAATTCTGCTGATGGAGAATCATCAGAATTGCGCGATAATCCGAATTGAGTGGAGTTATGGCAAAAATGGCAATAATTTCATCAGCAAATTAATTTCTCTTTCTAAACAGCACAACAGTTTGAAAGTCGTTGACGACCAGTTCGGCTCGCCGACATCGACGCAGGAAATCGCAAAACTGATTCGCGTATTCGCTGAAAATAAGCATCGCGGCCTTTTTCATTATGCCGCCGCAGAGCACACCAGCAGATATGACGTAGCGAAATTCGCGTTTGAGAAATTGAAATTGAAAACTGAAATTATACCGTGCAAAAGCAGCGAATTTAAAACCGCCGCGCAAAGGCCGGCAAACAGCAGATTCTGCTGCGAAAAGATTGAGCCGTTGCTTGACAAACCGATAGAAATGTGGCAAAAACCACTCGAAAGGTTTCTGGAAACATTATGA
- a CDS encoding NTP transferase domain-containing protein, with protein sequence MNIKGIILAGGTGSRLLPLTKVTNKHLLAVGNKPMIYYPVEKLISAGIEEILIVTGVDHMGHVVNLLGSGKDFNCRFTYKVQDQAGGIAQALALAENFANDGSVVVILGDNIFQTSLKPYIEKFQAQQTGARVLLKKVAHPQRFGVAEIKDGKVTKIVEKPKKPKTNYAVTGIYFYDSTVFEKIKRLKPSGRGELEITDVNNSYINTHQLEYDIIDGWWTDAGTFESLNNANELVLKDPPK encoded by the coding sequence GTGAATATCAAAGGTATCATACTGGCCGGCGGCACAGGCTCACGCCTGTTGCCATTAACCAAGGTAACAAACAAACACTTGCTGGCGGTAGGCAACAAACCGATGATTTATTATCCTGTGGAAAAACTTATCTCGGCCGGCATTGAGGAGATTCTTATTGTTACAGGCGTTGACCACATGGGACACGTCGTAAACCTGTTGGGTTCCGGCAAAGATTTTAACTGCCGATTCACTTACAAAGTTCAGGACCAGGCCGGCGGTATCGCGCAGGCATTGGCTCTTGCCGAAAATTTCGCGAATGACGGTTCAGTTGTCGTAATCCTCGGCGATAATATTTTCCAAACTTCTCTGAAGCCGTACATCGAAAAATTCCAAGCCCAGCAGACCGGTGCAAGAGTGCTCCTGAAGAAAGTCGCACATCCGCAGCGGTTTGGCGTCGCGGAAATCAAAGACGGCAAAGTTACAAAAATTGTTGAAAAACCAAAAAAACCAAAAACAAATTACGCCGTAACAGGAATTTATTTCTACGACAGCACCGTTTTTGAAAAGATTAAAAGACTCAAGCCCTCCGGCAGAGGCGAACTGGAAATTACCGACGTCAACAACTCATATATCAACACGCACCAGCTTGAGTACGATATCATAGATGGCTGGTGGACGGACGCGGGCACTTTCGAGTCATTAAATAACGCAAACGAGTTGGTACTGAAAGACCCGCCTAAATGA
- a CDS encoding GDP-mannose 4,6-dehydratase, with translation MAKTAIVTGGAGFIGSHLCELLLSTGHKVLVIDDLSTGRLLNIEHLYSNLNFKFIQGSVCDENLMREVIESCDCIYHLAAAVGVNLIVEKPVHTIETNIHGTEVVLSTANQFGKKVLITSTSEVYGKNERVPFNEDDDTVLGSTKFSRWSYACSKAIDEFLALAYHRQYNLNVVVVRLFNTIGPRQTGRYGMVVPRFVEWALKDEPIMVYGTGKQSRSFTYVSDVIGALTALMENEKANGEVFNIGSKEEITIEALADKVIAKTGSTSKKKYIPYSQAYGKGFDDMQRRLPCLKKIHKVTGYEPKVALEQMLEHIIADKRAHSQ, from the coding sequence TTGGCTAAGACGGCAATAGTTACAGGCGGAGCGGGATTTATAGGTTCACATCTGTGTGAGCTTCTCTTATCAACTGGCCATAAAGTCCTTGTAATAGATGACTTAAGCACTGGCCGGTTATTGAATATCGAGCATCTCTATTCCAATCTCAATTTTAAATTCATCCAGGGATCTGTCTGTGATGAGAATTTAATGCGTGAGGTAATTGAATCCTGCGACTGCATTTACCATCTTGCCGCTGCGGTCGGTGTTAACTTAATCGTTGAAAAGCCGGTTCATACAATCGAGACGAATATCCACGGCACAGAGGTTGTGCTTTCGACTGCGAATCAGTTTGGGAAAAAAGTCTTAATTACTTCAACCAGCGAGGTTTACGGCAAAAATGAACGGGTGCCGTTTAATGAAGACGACGATACGGTTTTGGGCAGTACAAAGTTTAGCCGCTGGTCGTATGCGTGCAGCAAGGCGATAGACGAGTTTTTGGCTCTTGCGTACCATCGTCAATATAACTTAAACGTAGTGGTAGTAAGGCTTTTCAATACAATAGGCCCTCGCCAGACCGGCAGATACGGAATGGTGGTTCCGCGTTTTGTTGAATGGGCGTTAAAAGATGAGCCAATAATGGTTTATGGCACAGGCAAGCAGTCTCGAAGTTTCACGTATGTTAGTGATGTGATTGGTGCATTGACGGCTTTGATGGAAAATGAAAAGGCTAACGGCGAGGTTTTCAATATTGGTTCGAAAGAGGAAATAACGATAGAAGCGCTTGCTGACAAAGTAATTGCGAAGACCGGCAGTACGAGCAAAAAGAAGTATATTCCATATTCGCAGGCGTACGGCAAGGGTTTTGATGATATGCAAAGACGGCTTCCCTGTTTGAAGAAGATACATAAGGTTACTGGCTATGAGCCAAAGGTTGCTTTGGAGCAGATGCTTGAGCATATTATTGCTGACAAAAGGGCACACAGTCAGTAA
- a CDS encoding SDR family oxidoreductase, with translation MALSLVTGGGGFIGSNMVRFLLEKGQKVRVLDNFETGKHENLTEVKADIELIEGDVRDASAVKRAVDGAEVVYHLAALGSVPRSMKDPATTHEVNVNGTFNVLMACRDAKVRRIVFASSSSVYGQSPVLPQHEGLPLAPISPYGATKAIAEIYLRSFYATYGLQSVCLRYYNVFGPRQDPTSQYAAAVPLFVSALMRNQSPKIFDDGEQSRGFTYIENVLNANWLASNAKEMHGEAVNISTSSAVTVNTVVKTISKLLGKENIKPVYAPPREGDIKYSLADVKRAKELIGYEPLVTFEQGIAKAINWYKENL, from the coding sequence ATGGCATTATCATTAGTTACAGGCGGCGGCGGTTTTATTGGCAGCAATATGGTAAGGTTTCTGCTCGAAAAGGGGCAGAAAGTTCGTGTGCTGGACAATTTTGAAACCGGCAAGCATGAGAATCTTACGGAAGTTAAAGCTGACATTGAGCTTATCGAGGGTGATGTTAGGGACGCATCGGCTGTTAAGCGTGCGGTTGATGGCGCGGAGGTTGTATATCATTTAGCTGCGTTGGGTTCGGTTCCGCGTTCGATGAAGGATCCTGCCACGACTCACGAGGTGAATGTAAATGGAACGTTTAATGTTTTGATGGCTTGCAGAGATGCGAAAGTGCGCAGAATTGTGTTTGCGTCGAGTTCATCAGTTTATGGTCAGAGTCCTGTTTTGCCGCAACACGAGGGGTTGCCGCTTGCGCCGATTAGTCCGTATGGTGCGACGAAAGCGATTGCTGAAATTTATTTAAGGTCGTTTTACGCAACTTACGGCCTGCAATCAGTTTGTCTGCGTTATTATAATGTTTTTGGTCCGCGACAGGACCCCACAAGTCAATATGCCGCAGCGGTTCCGCTTTTTGTTTCTGCGTTAATGCGAAATCAATCGCCGAAGATTTTCGATGACGGCGAACAGTCTCGCGGTTTTACTTATATTGAAAATGTTTTGAATGCGAACTGGCTTGCCTCGAATGCAAAAGAAATGCACGGCGAAGCGGTCAATATTTCGACCAGCAGTGCTGTAACGGTAAACACAGTTGTTAAAACAATAAGCAAACTGCTCGGCAAAGAGAATATCAAGCCTGTTTATGCACCGCCGCGAGAAGGTGATATAAAATATTCGCTTGCGGATGTCAAACGAGCAAAAGAATTAATCGGCTATGAACCTTTAGTAACGTTTGAGCAGGGCATAGCCAAAGCGATAAACTGGTATAAAGAGAATCTATAA
- a CDS encoding nucleotide sugar dehydrogenase, with protein sequence MVDNSSKKAPYVGIVGMGYVGLPLAREFVQRGAKVVGFDINEANVKKINSGQSPLKHIPSADITSMVKSGRFTTTTNMKLMSKPDALIICVPTPLTKNREPDMTYIVVTCETISKYLRKGQLVSLESTTYPGTTREVMKPILEKSGLKAGRDFYIAFSPEREDPGNKHFRTATIPKVVGGYDKKSLQIALDIYKYAVEKAVPVSSCDVAEAAKILENTYRCVNIAMVNELKQLFDRMGIDVWEVINAAGTKPFGFQKFYPGPGLGGHCIPIDPFYLTWRARQFGMPTKFIELAGEINTGMPHYVVHRTLEAMNDRKKSLKGSKVLILGLAYKKDIDDVRESPSLELIELFKAKGATVDYNDPYIPHTHKQREYNLQMKSKPMSAAMLKKYDVVVISTDHSSYDYNMIVKNSKLVIDTRNATANVKSGRNKIVKA encoded by the coding sequence ATGGTTGACAACAGCAGCAAAAAAGCGCCTTATGTGGGCATTGTTGGAATGGGTTATGTTGGGCTGCCTTTGGCAAGAGAGTTTGTGCAGCGAGGCGCAAAGGTTGTTGGTTTCGATATTAATGAAGCCAATGTTAAAAAAATCAATTCAGGGCAAAGTCCTTTAAAGCATATTCCATCGGCAGATATTACCAGTATGGTAAAAAGCGGCAGATTTACTACTACAACGAATATGAAGCTTATGAGCAAGCCTGACGCATTGATTATTTGCGTGCCGACTCCGCTAACAAAAAATCGCGAGCCGGATATGACTTATATTGTCGTAACCTGCGAAACAATTTCAAAATACCTGCGCAAAGGTCAGTTGGTTTCTCTGGAAAGCACAACTTATCCCGGCACAACACGCGAAGTGATGAAACCGATTCTCGAAAAGAGCGGGCTGAAAGCAGGCAGGGATTTTTATATAGCGTTCTCGCCTGAACGAGAAGACCCGGGTAACAAGCATTTCAGAACCGCGACAATTCCCAAAGTCGTCGGCGGATATGACAAGAAGAGTTTGCAGATTGCTCTGGATATTTATAAATACGCGGTCGAAAAAGCAGTTCCTGTTTCATCCTGCGATGTCGCTGAAGCGGCAAAGATTCTTGAAAATACTTATCGCTGTGTAAACATTGCGATGGTTAATGAATTAAAACAGCTTTTCGACAGAATGGGCATAGATGTTTGGGAAGTTATCAACGCAGCGGGCACAAAACCGTTCGGTTTCCAGAAATTTTATCCCGGCCCCGGCCTTGGTGGACACTGCATTCCAATCGACCCGTTCTATTTGACATGGCGAGCAAGGCAATTCGGTATGCCGACGAAATTTATTGAACTTGCCGGCGAAATAAATACCGGTATGCCACACTACGTTGTGCATAGAACGCTGGAAGCGATGAACGATAGGAAAAAGAGTCTTAAGGGTTCAAAGGTTTTGATTCTTGGTCTTGCTTACAAAAAAGATATTGATGATGTTCGTGAATCGCCGTCGCTTGAGTTAATCGAATTGTTCAAAGCAAAAGGCGCAACGGTTGATTATAACGACCCATATATTCCGCATACACACAAACAGCGTGAATATAATTTGCAGATGAAGAGCAAGCCGATGAGTGCGGCGATGCTCAAAAAATATGATGTTGTTGTGATTTCGACAGACCATAGCAGTTATGACTATAATATGATAGTTAAGAATTCCAAATTAGTTATCGATACACGCAACGCGACCGCGAATGTGAAAAGCGGCAGAAATAAAATTGTTAAGGCGTAA
- a CDS encoding HEPN domain-containing protein, translating into MNTRIQEWLKQSEYDLNTAEFMYSGGRCFYAAFMCHLAIEKSLKGLFLSKLQEVPPKTHNLIYLLDKIGTRPDENVVSSLRN; encoded by the coding sequence ATGAATACCAGAATTCAGGAATGGCTCAAGCAATCTGAATACGATTTAAATACCGCAGAGTTTATGTACAGCGGAGGCCGGTGTTTTTATGCGGCGTTTATGTGCCATCTTGCGATAGAGAAATCATTGAAAGGACTTTTTCTTTCAAAGTTGCAGGAAGTGCCGCCCAAGACGCACAATCTGATTTATTTATTGGACAAGATTGGAACGAGGCCGGACGAAAATGTGGTAAGTTCGTTGCGAAATTAA
- a CDS encoding nucleotidyltransferase domain-containing protein translates to MDKQAVLKIISEFRSLLESKGIKSQKLILFGSFAKGNFHQESDIDLVVISKDFENKNYWERIEILSEAIYEMFKPIEAVAMTPDEWEQGDSMIVDYARGGEVVYG, encoded by the coding sequence ATGGATAAACAAGCAGTTTTAAAAATTATATCTGAATTTAGAAGTTTATTGGAATCAAAAGGAATCAAATCTCAAAAACTGATTCTTTTCGGTTCTTTTGCAAAAGGCAATTTCCATCAGGAAAGCGATATAGATTTGGTTGTAATATCCAAAGATTTCGAAAATAAAAATTATTGGGAAAGAATCGAAATATTGTCTGAAGCGATTTATGAAATGTTTAAACCTATAGAAGCTGTTGCGATGACTCCCGATGAGTGGGAGCAGGGTGATTCTATGATAGTAGATTACGCTCGCGGCGGCGAAGTTGTTTATGGATAA